One Pyxicephalus adspersus chromosome 3, UCB_Pads_2.0, whole genome shotgun sequence genomic window carries:
- the LOC140327210 gene encoding uncharacterized protein isoform X2 — protein MNTTLPPLWSTVTNEITIQPLPCTDTKDHTLQSLPSTDSKVNTMQPLSSTDIKDITIQPLPSTDLKDTTIQPLNSTDMKDITIQPTRKCKLKPRNYADLLESDQEFTSGRIRHKGARSSLQVNMGKRPHKEFQVHIPKGDIKNLSIKQKWIKEAVNVAVKLEFPKQLFNDEFIVRCGNKKGIFMKKYWKGDPSHDFCIKCDKQMFTVINFEKYGGRLAAKSWKRTIRCSGITMEKIIQADILKTPINNKSKAIIKRS, from the exons ATGAACACTACGTTACCACCTCTGTGGTCCACAGTTACAAACGAAATTACAATACAGCCTCTACCTTGCACAGATACAAAGGACCATACGTTACAGTCTTTGCCTTCCACAGATTCGAAGGTCAATACCATGCAACCTTTAAGTTCCACAGATATTAAGGACATTACGATACAGCCTCTGCCTTCCACAGATTTGAAGGACACTACCATTCAACCTCTGAATTCCACAGATATGAAGGACATTACAATACAGCCAACCAGAAAATGCAAGCTGAAGCCTCGGAATTACGCTGATCTGCTGGAAAGTGATCAGGAATTTACTAGTGGCAGAATAAGACATAAAG GTGCGCGGTCTTCACTCCAAGTGAATATGGGAAAAAGGCCACACAAAGAATTCCAAGTCCACATCCCTAAAGGTGACATAAAGAATCTCTCAATCAAACAAAAATGGATCAAAG AGGCTGTCAATGTTGCAGTCAAGTTGGAGTTTCCCAAACAACTTTTCAATGATGAATTTATTGTTAGATGTGGTAACAAGAAGGGGATCTTCATGAAAAAATACTGGAAAGGAG ACCCTAGTCATGACTTTTGCATCAAATGTGACAAGCAGATGTTTACCGTAATCAATTTTGAAAAATATGGAGGAAGATTGGCTGCCAAAAGCTGGAAAAGAACCATTCGCTGTTCTGGGAttacaatggaaaaaataattcag gctgATATCCTAAAAACTCctataaacaataaaa GCAAAGCAATCATAAAGAGGTCAtga
- the LOC140327210 gene encoding uncharacterized protein isoform X3, which produces MNTTLPPLWSTVTNEITIQPLPCTDTKDHTLQSLPSTDSKVNTMQPLSSTDIKDITIQPLPSTDLKDTTIQPLNSTDMKDITIQPTRKCKLKPRNYADLLESDQEFTSGRIRHKEAVNVAVKLEFPKQLFNDEFIVRCGNKKGIFMKKYWKGDPSHDFCIKCDKQMFTVINFEKYGGRLAAKSWKRTIRCSGITMEKIIQADILKTPINNKSKCVNTFSMIQHKVINSTQTFPGSSGVKGWLWSLRFNLMDETI; this is translated from the exons ATGAACACTACGTTACCACCTCTGTGGTCCACAGTTACAAACGAAATTACAATACAGCCTCTACCTTGCACAGATACAAAGGACCATACGTTACAGTCTTTGCCTTCCACAGATTCGAAGGTCAATACCATGCAACCTTTAAGTTCCACAGATATTAAGGACATTACGATACAGCCTCTGCCTTCCACAGATTTGAAGGACACTACCATTCAACCTCTGAATTCCACAGATATGAAGGACATTACAATACAGCCAACCAGAAAATGCAAGCTGAAGCCTCGGAATTACGCTGATCTGCTGGAAAGTGATCAGGAATTTACTAGTGGCAGAATAAGACATAAAG AGGCTGTCAATGTTGCAGTCAAGTTGGAGTTTCCCAAACAACTTTTCAATGATGAATTTATTGTTAGATGTGGTAACAAGAAGGGGATCTTCATGAAAAAATACTGGAAAGGAG ACCCTAGTCATGACTTTTGCATCAAATGTGACAAGCAGATGTTTACCGTAATCAATTTTGAAAAATATGGAGGAAGATTGGCTGCCAAAAGCTGGAAAAGAACCATTCGCTGTTCTGGGAttacaatggaaaaaataattcag gctgATATCCTAAAAACTCctataaacaataaaagtaaGTGTGTCAATACATTTTCAATGATACAACACAAGGTTATAAATAGTACCCAGACTTTTCCCGGTTCTAGTGGAGTAAAAGGATGGTTGTGGAGTCTCAGGTTTAACCTAATGGATGAAACAATATAG
- the LOC140327210 gene encoding uncharacterized protein isoform X1 — MNTTLPPLWSTVTNEITIQPLPCTDTKDHTLQSLPSTDSKVNTMQPLSSTDIKDITIQPLPSTDLKDTTIQPLNSTDMKDITIQPTRKCKLKPRNYADLLESDQEFTSGRIRHKGARSSLQVNMGKRPHKEFQVHIPKGDIKNLSIKQKWIKEAVNVAVKLEFPKQLFNDEFIVRCGNKKGIFMKKYWKGDPSHDFCIKCDKQMFTVINFEKYGGRLAAKSWKRTIRCSGITMEKIIQADILKTPINNKSKCVNTFSMIQHKVINSTQTFPGSSGVKGWLWSLRFNLMDETI; from the exons ATGAACACTACGTTACCACCTCTGTGGTCCACAGTTACAAACGAAATTACAATACAGCCTCTACCTTGCACAGATACAAAGGACCATACGTTACAGTCTTTGCCTTCCACAGATTCGAAGGTCAATACCATGCAACCTTTAAGTTCCACAGATATTAAGGACATTACGATACAGCCTCTGCCTTCCACAGATTTGAAGGACACTACCATTCAACCTCTGAATTCCACAGATATGAAGGACATTACAATACAGCCAACCAGAAAATGCAAGCTGAAGCCTCGGAATTACGCTGATCTGCTGGAAAGTGATCAGGAATTTACTAGTGGCAGAATAAGACATAAAG GTGCGCGGTCTTCACTCCAAGTGAATATGGGAAAAAGGCCACACAAAGAATTCCAAGTCCACATCCCTAAAGGTGACATAAAGAATCTCTCAATCAAACAAAAATGGATCAAAG AGGCTGTCAATGTTGCAGTCAAGTTGGAGTTTCCCAAACAACTTTTCAATGATGAATTTATTGTTAGATGTGGTAACAAGAAGGGGATCTTCATGAAAAAATACTGGAAAGGAG ACCCTAGTCATGACTTTTGCATCAAATGTGACAAGCAGATGTTTACCGTAATCAATTTTGAAAAATATGGAGGAAGATTGGCTGCCAAAAGCTGGAAAAGAACCATTCGCTGTTCTGGGAttacaatggaaaaaataattcag gctgATATCCTAAAAACTCctataaacaataaaagtaaGTGTGTCAATACATTTTCAATGATACAACACAAGGTTATAAATAGTACCCAGACTTTTCCCGGTTCTAGTGGAGTAAAAGGATGGTTGTGGAGTCTCAGGTTTAACCTAATGGATGAAACAATATAG